TTAGAAGTTAATGTCATCACCGGGTTGCACCAATAATCCCGCGTGGGAATCCTCCTCCCAGTGTCCCGGTTCGCCGTGGAGGAATTTGAGGCCTTGCAGGAGAGCTTGGACCTGGAGCGGAACCTCCGGACGGAGGCGGAGGCCTTCGCCAGAGCGGCGAGTAATCCAATCGGGAGGAGCTTCGCTGCCCCTCGTCCCGGTGGAGAACTTTCCTTTGCGCTCCTCTCTTCAGATGGCGGTCGAGCAGAAGCAGCTGAAGGGGCGGAGTCAGATCCTGCTGGAGAGTTCGTCCGCTAGCCAGGCTCTGCAGGAAGCcctcggacatgtcgccaggCTGACCGGCGAGCTGGAGGCCCAGAGGCTGGAGCGCCGGGACCAGGTCTGCAGCCGCTTCCCGTTATTCAACTCGACTCGGACTTCTTAGTTCCCGGCTTCCCGACCCCACTATGGCGACGCCGATGCTCTTCCCTCCTCAGGTGAAACGGACGGAGGAGAAGCTGAGGAGCGACGAGGCccagagggagctggaggcGCTGAGGCGTAAACTggagctcctggaggaggagaaggaggagtgcAGCGACAGGTGCTCCAAGGCCGAAGGGCAGGTGAAGGATCTGCGGTTTTCAGGTGAGACACCTGGACGGGGTCCTCCTGTCTGTGTCAGCCCCGAGTCTGGACTAAAGGAGTCCTCTTTGCTCCGTGTCCCGGAACGCCCCAGTTGAAGAACTGAAGAAGAGGCTGCAGGCAGTCACCAACCCGCCCCTGtttcctccgcctccacctccacccccgcctccgccgccgccgccgccgcctcagaCCGGCAACCCGTTCAGGTTTAAAGCAAAGAAGCTTTCACTGAGCCTGTTTACTGGGCGTTAGCTGCTATTGGCTAGTAGGCTATCGACGTTTCATCTGAATGTCGGTGAAGTTTTCCTTCGAGGTGATTCGATCAGCTCCAGAGAGCGCCGCTACGGAAACCAGCTGACAtcctgttgctcctcctcctcctccagttcgCTGTTGTCGCTGATCCGAAAGAGAAGAGGCGTCGGTGCCGACGTCCCGCTGGCGGTCCGAGACTCCGCCGTCACACCAGGTAACGACGAAACACCCGCAACACGCGAAGCTACGTTTCACGCAGACTGAAACTCAAGCTTCAGCACTGATTGAACAAAAACCGGATCCTTGACTTGCTGGAGCGAGCAGGACATCGGTGATGGGCGCGTGCTAATTTTGATAAATACTTCCTGAATACGTGGTATTTGTTAAATTACACGCGGGTTAGCGAGGTCCCGGCCGAGGATGTTCACCTCCGACCACAGAATAATATTCTCTTTCTCTGCGGTTTGACTATTTCCCCCTGCTGGAACACAAAACAGCCATCGAGTGAGAAATTAAAGGCATCGCACTGAAAGTATGTTCCATTTTGAATACCCTGaatattcatatttctttgACCAGTCGGCTGCATTTTTGCAAAACTTGATTTTGTGCTCACATTTTTGGTGAAATTACAAAATGTACGGCTGAAAAATGTtaaatgaggtttttttttcttcacatggAATAAATTCCTGAACAATATTGTTCACCTCAAAAAGGCTAAATATGATCAAATGAAGGAAAGATTAATCATCGCTGATTGGAGCCAAATCAGTTCATTAATTGTGTCGTTCAGAAGCATTTACATCCAAATGAGCTTATTTCTGGAGCCCCGTTAATGACGCCGCCTCTCAAAATGCTTCAAACACATTTTGGTTCTTTGCTCGGCGCCGTGTCGGCGACGCCGCCGTGcaggacaaacaaaaaaaacacgcccACCAGCTTGTCGGTGAAACGCGATGTGTTCCTCGCCGCTTTCAGAGGTGGACGTCAAGCAGAGGGCGGTGGACGAAATGATGCAAAAGATCAAGAGAGGCGTTCACCTTCGCCCAGTCGGCCAATCGCCTCGGAAACAGGTAACCTCGCCTCATCTATGAGCAGTCATGAAGCATTATGAACGCACCGTGAACCTCCACGGTCTGCATAGAAACGCCTCCCAAACGgaatgtgatgtcatcgccacgCTGCAGCTGTCCGCCGCGgcgttttctttgtgtttgtgtatttttcgCCGCTCTTAAATCCATCAGACGGGGATTATCAAGGAGCTGCTTTGTTTTGATCAAGCATGACGTCTTTCATCTCGTCTTTGTGTTGCTCCACCAAATTAGGGCGCATTAGGAGCTGCTCGGCGGTAATTACGAGTAACGAGGACGGGAAAATTGACTCGGGATggtcgtgtgtgtttgtagaaaGCATCCGTCCTCACGCCCGCAGGCGGCGTCTCGCCTCGCTGGTCGTTTAGCCTCTAAGTGCCGAAGAGGAACATCGGTATAATGTATTCCGCCGCTGGTTAGCCACCAAGCCGCTCTCATCCCTCCCGTTTCCCTTTCAGCAGGTGGAGAAGCTGCCGTCTGACTCGGCCTTTCAGGAACTCAAAGGGATTGTGGTAACGGGCCGGCGGAGCAAATCGAGGGTCGTCAGGAAATGCGTTTTCCTGCTTGAACTTTCAAGCAGGAatgaaaaggggagggggggaggggggggattctgAGGGTTGATTCTCAAATTTAGGACATAAAGCCACACGAAGGGGCCGCATGGCCTCGCTTTGAGAGGTTGGTTGGTTTGGATCCGCGCCATCTGTTCCTTCTCTGCGCGTCCAGGAGAACTTCAACAGAACCCGCCCTCAACCTAAGGCGGCGTCGACCCACGACGACGAGCTGCAGAGAATCCTGCTGAGGAGACGCGGCGCCCTGGAGTCCCACCGCGACGCCCCCATGACCTGAACCGCCATTTTGAATCGGTTCCTCATTCCTCCACTTGCCGTCTGTCGACGCCGCTCCAGtgtgagttagctgctaactgctactagccagctttgaatcccccccccccccccagcgatgTCTCAGTGTCTATCTTATTGCAGGCCTTCACCCCGTCCCCCCCGCAGTGTGAAGGGTCCCCCCAATCCACAGGAAGTCAGTGACTTTTTCTACCAACCCATCCTGTTGGGTTggtagaaaacatttttattgaatgTTGAATCAATTTGTAGAATGACGAACacgtaaataaaatgtttactgaCGTATCTCTGTTCCCATCCCTCCCTCGGCCTGTCGGGGGGGTTACAGTAGCCTCCGTGATGGGCTGCTTGTGCGttgatttgttttcttaagCACCTGCCCGGAACCCGGACTGAAACCCGAGTGGAGCTCGCTGATGTCCCTTAAGCTGCTCTTAATTACAACTCGGGCTTCATTTAGCGCCCGGGTGCGATTCCCAGCCCCAAATCTCCCCcgacaggaagtggaggaagtGTCATTGTGTCGTTTCTTCGACCGGCTCCAGGCTCCGATGGTCCTTTTTGGTCCTTAATGCAGCCTGGTCATTCCTGGAGCCTCGTTCGTtggtgaactgtccctttaaggaGGTAGAAACACAAAACGCTGTGTTGAATGTGCTGTTGAGTTACATCAGACGCAAAGCCGGCGTTTCACGGAAGAGGAAGCGTCGCTAAGTTTATTTAGCCAGCGGCAGACCTCGTACAAACCGGTCTGTCGGGGGGGTTGAACTAATCAGCTGCACAAAGAGCAGATTTCCTCCATTTGACCTCGACAAAAGGTCAAAGAGGATGTGCGGATTGACTTCGGCTACGTCTCGGGTCGAGTGTCCGCCAGGCTGCTGGAGACTGACTGGAAAAGGAGGCGTTTGCGTTCTGCCCGCGCCAAAGCGCGATGTCTTCAGTTCAGATGAGCTGAAATGAGGGCGGTCCTTTCAGCGCGTCTCTGAAACACTTCACTTGCCGGTCGTTTCATTTGTTTCCCCAAACACAGTAATTGCCCGTCTCAGCGGAGACGCGTGTTCCGGCCTCGGCTTCTGTTCGCACGCTTCGTTGATCAGCGGGTGGTCGTCTCTCGCCAACATTTACATCGACTCTGAGAATAAACCCCCAGAAAACCAAATGGAATGAAGGATTAGCAACGGGAGAGCACTTCTGATTTATTACAGAAGAAATGGATTTACGCTTCGACTGGACGCTCCTCAGTCCGAGTTGTCAAATCGAGCCTTTAGATTGTGAAGATGGACTCTTAGAGCTCGGGCAGAACTCTATACTAGCGGCTTTTTGCAGGATCCGAAAGGTGCAGACGAAGAGTCCTTCCGGATGTACGGAAGGCCGGATCTGTCTACTTCTAGCGTTTATCCTCCTTCcgcctttttatttctttgtttatttgttggtCAACAGATTTTGAAAGGGAGTGGCCCTTGGAATGAGGAAGTCCTTCCGCCTTAGCAGCGTTAGCCGGTTTGTGCTCTGGGACGGCGCTTCTAGCTAACGCTTGTGGCTCAATTAGCATTTTCCAAACAACCTCGGGTCTGGCTTCAGTCGCCGCTTTTGATCGACTGCGTCCTGTTTTTGGAAGTTTAGTTTTACCCACATTCGTTCCTgcgtttttatttcttcttagCCTTCCCACGCTTCCGTGACCTTCACGAGAAGCTGCCGCTCGTACCGCGTGTCGCGCGGAACAACCGCCGCCCACCGACGGATCTCGTCTTTACGTGCTGCGATGGATGGCGAAGTTTTCGTGTTGCGTTTCACGAGTGCTGCGGTATTCGGAGACTGTGACCCGAATGAAAGCGGACCCGTGTTCGTGTAAAGCGGCGTGCGGCGCCATAGAAATCAGCAATGATTGGCAAGGAGATGTTTGTGGGcgataaacatttttatttaaggtCATGTTTACCCACTTAGCATTTTTTTACCAAAGTAAAACATAACAGCTGCACTGACTTAATGCTTTTAGTCTAGAATCGAGCCGGCGGTTAAAATCCCGTCTGCGCAACAGATTTGAACGTTCTTCACGGCGTCGGGACGGAACCAGAAGCCGTGTCGGATGACGGACTCTCCGTGGGACCGGACCGCTCCTGGGGTTCTTCGGTGAACAGGGGAGGGGGACGCGTCTCCCGGGAGACTGCAGacaaaaccaaataaataacGTGAACAAAAAGCCGCTTCAGATAACTGGACTAACTTTTTAACCAAACAAATAATCCTCCAATCAACTTACTCCTCTGATGTGATTGGTCCATTCGAGTTCGGCCAGGCTTGACAACACCATGGCGTTTTATTTTCACTTCTACCACTACTATTGATAattaaacagaaacacacaaagcttcAAGCTGCATGCTAACCTTAATGATGCTGCTTTTTAACGCTGTGTTAGCATCGAGCTACAATCTGAGCATCAGGTTTCTTGAGACTTGCTCTTTTATTGACCGGTTGATCTTTGATCTTGTGCTCAACTATACATTTAATCAGTATTAAGGGTAGATTAGATATAAATGACCCCTGTgctatttttttaatggtggtTTGGTGCACCTGGGCTGACAGGAGGACTgaaccaagtgtgtgtgtgtgagtgtgtgtgtgtgcatatactTAGTTCCCAATGTGTGGTGTTGGGATGATTAGAGAAattacccctccccccccagacaaATTCATCTTTTTACGCCGCCTCGAGAACCAACTCGGGACGTTAACGCCAAAGAGGCAGGAAGACGgaggatgaaaataaatgcttaaactcttcattaataattcataatGTGGTTGCTGCTGTTAGCTTCTATCCACGTGTCCAACTGCAAAGTTTTAAAGAACAGAAAAGTGGAATTACCGTTACATATTTAACTTACCATTATCGGCCATTAGGAATAAGTAATCATTTGTTAGTtttatcagaaagaaaaaaactctGCCTGAATCCTGACCACTCTTctctcattacccccccccccccccccccccaatcggaCGTGATGGATGGGAAAGTATTCGTCCCTGTGTGTAATTAGGAGGCCAATTAACAGGTCCAAGGGAAGGGTTTTCATTCTTccattcagacacacaaacacacgttgCTACGATTGCCCGCTCGTGGTTTCCTTTCACCTCCAGagcagaaagaaagggagagagtGTGTTCTCAAGCCGGGACAGAGCGTTActatctctccctctccctctttgtgtGGCCTCCTTTTTCTCCATCCGTCCAAGGAGAAGGGAGGAGTGTAAGAACCTTACCCAGGATTCCCTGTTGGGCCAGTTCTTCCTCAATAGAAATCAGCCGGTTGTATTTAGCCATCGTCTCAGCGCCGCTCAGACCTCCCAGTTTGACGTAgtccagacccagacccacaacctgaaggaggagaggaagcccaCAACAAACTGGGGGCTCAATAAAGGCGGGACGGGACACAGAAACTGGGACATTGACTCTGGACTAGCACTGATGAGCTGATGATCAAACAGAGTAGGAGGAGTAAATgtggtccaatcacagctgaagATGTTGACCTGCTGGTGGACAGGGGGGGGACGTTGTAGGGTTATGtgtggaaaggaaaggaaatggtGAAGTCGGCTGGTTCATGTGAG
Above is a window of Brachionichthys hirsutus isolate HB-005 chromosome 7, CSIRO-AGI_Bhir_v1, whole genome shotgun sequence DNA encoding:
- the shtn1 gene encoding shootin-1 — translated: MAAEELEKMEVVAHLSQQAMQEYEGLQRRHETATLQCRRLEEERDEAVKELNAFQEVSQKVIEEVGVIQESLEIEKACRESAEALATKLNRQNRSLKRKSMMLLSHLSPEAVTQIDLEEEEEENEDLHASGQACLSPECHGTVTELRRNLELTLKKKSQTAADLEAVREQLGEARQELLKEKHDNTVLVAELLAQKKLLKKYNRVSRFAVEEFEALQESLDLERNLRTEAEAFARAMAVEQKQLKGRSQILLESSSASQALQEALGHVARLTGELEAQRLERRDQVKRTEEKLRSDEAQRELEALRRKLELLEEEKEECSDRCSKAEGQVKDLRFSVEELKKRLQAVTNPPLFPPPPPPPPPPPPPPPPQTGNPFSSLLSLIRKRRGVGADVPLAVRDSAVTPEVDVKQRAVDEMMQKIKRGVHLRPVGQSPRKQQVEKLPSDSAFQELKGIVENFNRTRPQPKAASTHDDELQRILLRRRGALESHRDAPMT